In one window of Amblyomma americanum isolate KBUSLIRL-KWMA chromosome 9, ASM5285725v1, whole genome shotgun sequence DNA:
- the LOC144103684 gene encoding uncharacterized protein LOC144103684 produces the protein MPPSYEQYTLVGFSPELDWRTLTFLKPVPPSLLCGACGLVRKSSALLPCKHMLCESCLVQCSRDSSQACPLDGSRFEDDDVLIMDCPAGELLEKEVKCWNEGSGCQYTTAASGITQHFLLECEHHSVRCPRCSATVLCRDVCAHLRSASCNTSTPVASEVEFPPSHLDEAASVTTFRGSVEMPAGEITAYLRSMAVDISTHGDRLNEISHGITTLMETLRQELDVSTRMNHDSLMKSANEMTSSNGQLKACLASTSDRVDNISGTINGLQTILMDKFGETLDNVSQVAAAVEQIRAELIENSQKPLGGVNSALRNSEMQASQCVFFVKGVRSLQRSLTLLQRWADYESEKVCLRGYYMTPGVWLVHSDEAVTLHGTYTMHKGDMDDVSSPSEASAVTACPTFSEPTTSSAPGSWGTEETETMRCSQGDIGERMEESMGCFPFSLQEPCYEASVPKEDSGVVPEAIGPFNSTMVEGGVPIQQMAPPTMAAAGLPVERRSELNVADVPTVAVPVEIPACPLGIYFEMQREELRRTGAKLI, from the exons ATGCCTCCCTCATACGAGCAGTACACGCTTGTGGGGTTTTCACCAGAACTAGACTGGAGGACCCTGACTTTCCTCAAGCCTGTACCCCCGAGCCTGTTATGCGGTGCTTGCGGTCTGGTGCGGAAGAGCAGCGCTTTGCTGCCCTGCAAGCACATGCTGTGCGAATCTTGCCTCGTTCAGTGCTCCCGGGACAGTTCTCAAGCGTGCCCGTTGGATGGTAGCCGCTTCGAAGATGACGACGTGCTTATCATGGACTGCCCTGCAGGCGAGCTGCTGGAAAAAGAG GTCAAGTGCTGGAACGAAGGAAGTGGCTGCCAGTACACGACGGCTGCTTCAGGGATCACCCAGCATTTCCTCCTGGAATGTGAACACCACTCCGTCCGTTGTCCCAGGTGCTCGGCCACCGTTCTTTGTAGAGACGTATGCGCACATCTCAGGTCGGCCTCATGCAACACTTCGACGCCTGTCGCGTCCGAAGTCGAATTTCCACCAAGTCACCTGGACGAAGCAGCATCCGTGACGACTTTCAGAGGATCCGTTGAAATGCCGGCGGGTGAAATCACAGCATACCTGAGGTCAATGGCTGTTGATATCAGCACTCATGGGGACCGATTAAATGAAATCTCTCACGGCATAACCACACTCATGGAAACACTGAGGCAAGAACTAGATGTTTCAACAAGAATGAATCACGACAGCTTGATGAAGAGTGCTAACGAAATGACTTCATCAAACGGACAACTCAAAGCATGTTTGGCCTCGACCAGCGATAGAGTTGACAATATTTCGGGAACTATAAACGGTTTACAAACCATTCTAATGGATAAATTTGGTGAAACTCTCGACAACGTGTCCCAGGTCGCAGCTGCAGTAGAACAGATCAGAGCTGAGCTGATTGAAAACAGCCAAAAGCCACTGGGCGGCGTCAACAGCGCACTTAGAAACAGTGAAATGCAAGCATCTCAGTGCGTGTTTTTTGTCAAAGGTGTCAGATCCCTTCAAAGGTCACTGACGCTACTGCAGCGGTGGGCTGACTACGAAAGCGAAAAGGTGTGCCTTCGTGGTTACTACATGACTCCCGGAGTCTGGCTCGTACACAGCGATGAAGCTGTGACGCTGCATGGGACGTACACCATGCACAAGGGTGACATGGACGACGTT TCGTCACCAAGCGAGGCCTCAGCAGTTACGGCTTGTCCGACGTTTTCCGAGCCAACTACTTCTTCAGCGCCTGGGAGCTGGGGGACAGAAGAGACAGAGACCATGCGGTGCAGTCAAGGTGACATTGGTGAGCGAATGGAGGAGAGCATGGGATGCTTCCCATTCAGCCTGCAGGAACCTTGCTACGAAGCTAGTGTTCCGAAGGAAGACAGCGGTGTGGTTCCGGAGGCCATCGGCCCGTTCAACTCCACCATGGTGGAAGGCGGTGTGCCCATCCAGCAGATGGCTCCTCCGACCATGGCAGCAGCGGGGCTTCCCGTGGAACGTCGGAGTGAGCTTAACGTGGCCGACGTTCCAACGGTGGCGGTGCCCGTCGAAATCCCGGCCTGTCCGCTAGGCATTTACTTTGAAATGCAACGGGAAGAACTGCGACGTACCGGGGCTAAGCTAATCTAG